The proteins below come from a single Magallana gigas chromosome 10, xbMagGiga1.1, whole genome shotgun sequence genomic window:
- the LOC136272025 gene encoding uncharacterized protein has product MTTGNGPSHLNEILGTMNSPGLSSTSFTAIEKEVGEWWLSALESNILEAGAEERALAVERGDYHHEVPAITVITDGGWSKRTHKHSYNALGGVAIIIGKETGKLLHIGVRNKYCYVCQTAKNKMVEPQEHDCFKNWDSDSQSMESDIIVEGFKEAETKHGLRYMRIVGDGDSSVYAKIREEVPEWGRDVQKEECANHVCKCYRSNLEKLVMNNPLYKGRHNLTKKVRVQLVSAVRCAIRVRAKQRENKELTTSAAVAHLKHDILNSVHHVFGNHSNCSDFCKVSTSTSTADNLQIQIEQNEGIADDGANFENIFEEQITFWEEGASAEELEKSRYCSFDFHDVEKFIIQDVSILLMKIAEKAGCLIGNTTTNIAESWMHIRCKFDGGKIHNLCNRGSWHARCYGGALRMNYGPQWSPNVWKESTATHAGSFFTKVFQRQEVKLAQSKKHQMKPQTKKNRFMKKLRNLKQSTTTKAKRAYGEDATEVTEDISALDLEAKKQEFLNKHVCVSSTQIAKIQSSTSKQSSSGLWHSERRVRLTASNFGKVYRRRPSIPVKNLVKSLLYSNFKGNRHTRNGLLQERSTIEEYKLRKAEENENVIVKDSGLVIDHNNNFLAASPDGFVYTSDGKKGLIEIKNLVHNKPLNLFEAADKIRSFCLQYRNGKLSLKENHDYYYQCQGLMNICGTEWIDFVLLLGKGKVQA; this is encoded by the exons ATGACAACGGGAAATGGGCCATCCCACCTAAATGAAATTCTTGGTACTATGAACTCCCCAGGCCTGTCTTCTACATCGTTTACAGCTATAGAGAAGGAGGTTGGAGAATGGTGGCTTTCTGCTCTTGAGAGTAACATATTGGAAGCAGGGGCAGAAGAGAGAGCTTTGGCAGTAGAAAGGGGTGATTACCATCATGAGGTTCCTGCAATAACTGTTATTACAGATGGTGGATGGTCAAAACGCACACACAAACACAGCTATAATGCTCTTGGAGGTGTAGCCATTATCATTGGTAAAGAGACAGGAAAACTGCTGCATATAGGGGTTAGAAATAAATACTGTTATGTGTGCCAAACAGCCAAGAATAAGATGGTAGAACCACAAGAACACGATTGTTTCAAGAACTGGGATTCAGATAGTCAATCCATGGAAAGTGACATTATTGTGGAAGGGTTTAAAGAAGCAGAGACTAAACATGGTTTACGGTACATGCGTATAGTTGGTGATGGGGACTCGTCTGTATATGCCAAAATTAGAGAGGAAGTACCCGAGTGGGGCAGGGATGTTCAGAAAGAAGAGTGTGCAAATCATGTTTGTAAGTGTTACAGATCCAACCTTGAGAAGCTCGTAATGAATAACCCCCTTTACAAAGGAAGGCAtaatcttacaaaaaaagtTAGAGTACAGCTAGTTTCTGCAGTAAGATGTGCAATACGTGTCAGAGCAAAACAGAGGGAGAACAAAGAACTTACCACATCAGCTGCAGTTGCTCACCTTAAACATGATATTCTGAATTCTGTACATCATGTTTTTGGTAACCATTCAAATTGTTCAGACTTTTGTAAGGTGTCAACTTCAACCTCAACTGCTGATAATTTACAAATTCAAATCGAACAAAATGAAGGTATTGCTGATGATGGCGCAAACTTTGAGAATATCTTTGAAGAGCAGATTACATTCTGGGAAGAAGGTGCAAGTGCAGAAGAGTTAGAGAAGTCTCGTTATTGTAGCTTTGACTTTCATGATGTTGAAAAATTTATCATTCAGGATGTTTCcattcttttaatgaaaatagCAGAGAAGGCTGGATGTCTGATTGGCAACACCACAACAAACATTGCAGAGTCTTGGATGCACATAAGGTGCAAGTTTGATGGTGGAAAGATTCACAATCTATGCAACAGAGGGTCATGGCATGCTCGGTGTTATGGTGGTGCTTTGCGTATGAACTATGGACCACAGTGGTCTCCAAATGTTTGGAAAGAATCCACAGCTACACATGCAGGATCTTTTTTTACTAAAGTTTTCCAAAGACAGGAAGTGAAGCTGGCCCAAAGTAAGAAACATCAAATGAAGCCGCAAACAAAGAAAAACAGATTTATGAAGAAATTAAGGAATCTAAAGCAAAGTACAACCACAAAAGCTAAAAGAGCATATGGAGAGGATGCCACTGAGGTTACTGAAGATATATCGGCATTAGACTTAGAAGCAAAAAAGCAAGAATTCCTTAACAAACATGTATGCGTCTCATCAACCCAGATAGCAAAGATCCAGAGTTCCACTTCCAAACAATCTTCATCAGGTCTGTGGCATTCTGAGAGAAGAGTACGATTAACTGCCTCTAATTTTGGAAAAGTTTATCGGCGTAGACCATCTATACCAGTTAAAAACTTGGTGAAATCTCTTCTGTATTCtaattttaaaggaaatagACATACTAGAAATGGACTTCTACAGGAAAGATCTACTATAGAGGAATACAAACTCAGAAAAGCTGAAGAGAATGAGAATGTGATAGTGAAGGACTCAGGATTGGTAATTGATCATAACAACAACTTCCTAGCAGCAAGTCCTGATGGTTTTGTGTATACCTCTGATGGAAAGAAGGGCCTTATAGAGATAAAGAACCTCGTTCATAATAAGCCTTTAAATCTTTTTGAAGCTGCAGACAAAATAAGGTCATTTTGTTTGCAGTATAGAAATGGAAAATTATCCTTAAAGGAGAATCACGATTATTACTATCAATGTCAAGGGCTTATGAACATTTGTGGAACAGAGTGGATAGACTTTGTG CTTCTCCTCGGGAAGGGAAAAGTCCAGGCATAA